From the genome of Triticum aestivum cultivar Chinese Spring chromosome 3B, IWGSC CS RefSeq v2.1, whole genome shotgun sequence, one region includes:
- the LOC123068087 gene encoding uncharacterized protein translates to MAVEIDRGPAEHPFPSFHPLPRAIPPLLTNRGASSSALSLTLTQGDGAVARGSPFTDGAISSESELEEHIYVGEAARPARRRSVLTWFLTKRHEEEKIMVKEKGNEKGKGAGKDNAKGCCRGMRMKRMMLRTSSYPLW, encoded by the exons ATGGCGGTGGAG ATCGATCGAGGCCCTGCCGAGCACCCCTTCCCCTCGTTCCATCCCCTCCCTCGCGCGATTCCCCCCCTCCTCACAAATAGAggcgcctcctcctctgctctaTCCCTAACCCTAACCCAAGGCGATGGTGCCGTTGCCCGCGGCTCTCCCTTCACCGACGGCGCCATCTCTTCCGAGTCCGAGCTGGAGGAGCACATCTACGTCGGGGAGGCAGCAAGGCCAGCACGCCGTCGGTCCGTCCTTACCTGGTTCCTCACCAAGCGCCACGAAGAGGAAAAG ataatggtgaaggagaaggggAATGAGAAGGGAAAGGGTGCTGGTAAGGATAATGCGAAAGGGTGCTG CCGAGGGATGAGAATGAAGAGGATGATGTTGAGAACATCAAGTTACCCACTGTGGTGA